The proteins below come from a single Oxyura jamaicensis isolate SHBP4307 breed ruddy duck chromosome 1, BPBGC_Ojam_1.0, whole genome shotgun sequence genomic window:
- the TMEM123 gene encoding porimin isoform X4, producing the protein MRLWGCAACALLLFLVPGSLGNTDGKTNTTISNTTLKETSYPMEQDNSSSSFTFPTPSTQPTSTSETTEELNFLIVTRYTCQYQPAHHHHDVHHCDYSSHQYQPNNNFNYDVISHIFTSQYYNDHFQDSSHFCNSHIKI; encoded by the exons ATGCGGCTCTGGGGCTGCGCTGCCTGTGcgctgctgctgttccttgtCCCCGGTTCCC ttggaaATACCGATGGAAAGACGAACACAACCATCAGTAATACAACCCTTAAGGAGACTTCATACCCTATGGAGCAAG ACAATAGCAGCAGTTCATTCACCTTTCCTACACCATCCACACAACCTACATCTACATCAGAAACAACAG AGGAACTGAATTTCCTAATTGTAACAAG GTACACCTGCCAATACCAGCcagcccaccaccaccacgacGTCCACCACTGTGACTACTCATCCCACCAGTACCAGCCGAACAACAACTTCAACTACGACGTCATCAGTCACATCTTCACATCTCAATATTACAATGACCACTTCCAAGATTCCTCTCACTTCTGTAACAG ccaCATCAAAATCTGA
- the TMEM123 gene encoding porimin isoform X2, whose protein sequence is MRLWGCAACALLLFLVPGSLGNTDGKTNTTISNTTLKETSYPMEQDNSSSSFTFPTPSTQPTSTSETTGTPANTSQPTTTTTSTTVTTHPTSTSRTTTSTTTSSVTSSHLNITMTTSKIPLTSVTATSKSETVVDKKTSRFDVGSFVGGIVLTLGVLVILYIGCKTYHSRRGIQYRTM, encoded by the exons ATGCGGCTCTGGGGCTGCGCTGCCTGTGcgctgctgctgttccttgtCCCCGGTTCCC ttggaaATACCGATGGAAAGACGAACACAACCATCAGTAATACAACCCTTAAGGAGACTTCATACCCTATGGAGCAAG ACAATAGCAGCAGTTCATTCACCTTTCCTACACCATCCACACAACCTACATCTACATCAGAAACAACAG GTACACCTGCCAATACCAGCcagcccaccaccaccacgacGTCCACCACTGTGACTACTCATCCCACCAGTACCAGCCGAACAACAACTTCAACTACGACGTCATCAGTCACATCTTCACATCTCAATATTACAATGACCACTTCCAAGATTCCTCTCACTTCTGTAACAG ccaCATCAAAATCTGAGACTGTCGTAGACAAAAAAACATCCAGATTTGACGTGGGCAGTTTTGTGGGTGGCATTGTGCTGACACTTGGCGTCCTAGTTATTCTCTACATTGGGTGCAAAACATACCACTCCAGAAGAGGCATTCAGTACAGAACCATGTAA
- the TMEM123 gene encoding porimin isoform X3, with translation MLMMGKIKLRMGRSSSSFDVGNTDGKTNTTISNTTLKETSYPMEQDNSSSSFTFPTPSTQPTSTSETTGTPANTSQPTTTTTSTTVTTHPTSTSRTTTSTTTSSVTSSHLNITMTTSKIPLTSVTATSKSETVVDKKTSRFDVGSFVGGIVLTLGVLVILYIGCKTYHSRRGIQYRTIDEHDAII, from the exons ATGCTGATGATGGGGAAGATAAAACTGAGGATGGGAAGGAGTTCCAGCTCATTTGATG ttggaaATACCGATGGAAAGACGAACACAACCATCAGTAATACAACCCTTAAGGAGACTTCATACCCTATGGAGCAAG ACAATAGCAGCAGTTCATTCACCTTTCCTACACCATCCACACAACCTACATCTACATCAGAAACAACAG GTACACCTGCCAATACCAGCcagcccaccaccaccacgacGTCCACCACTGTGACTACTCATCCCACCAGTACCAGCCGAACAACAACTTCAACTACGACGTCATCAGTCACATCTTCACATCTCAATATTACAATGACCACTTCCAAGATTCCTCTCACTTCTGTAACAG ccaCATCAAAATCTGAGACTGTCGTAGACAAAAAAACATCCAGATTTGACGTGGGCAGTTTTGTGGGTGGCATTGTGCTGACACTTGGCGTCCTAGTTATTCTCTACATTGGGTGCAAAACATACCACTCCAGAAGAGGCATTCAGTACAGAACCAT
- the TMEM123 gene encoding porimin isoform X1 gives MRLWGCAACALLLFLVPGSLGNTDGKTNTTISNTTLKETSYPMEQDNSSSSFTFPTPSTQPTSTSETTGTPANTSQPTTTTTSTTVTTHPTSTSRTTTSTTTSSVTSSHLNITMTTSKIPLTSVTATSKSETVVDKKTSRFDVGSFVGGIVLTLGVLVILYIGCKTYHSRRGIQYRTIDEHDAII, from the exons ATGCGGCTCTGGGGCTGCGCTGCCTGTGcgctgctgctgttccttgtCCCCGGTTCCC ttggaaATACCGATGGAAAGACGAACACAACCATCAGTAATACAACCCTTAAGGAGACTTCATACCCTATGGAGCAAG ACAATAGCAGCAGTTCATTCACCTTTCCTACACCATCCACACAACCTACATCTACATCAGAAACAACAG GTACACCTGCCAATACCAGCcagcccaccaccaccacgacGTCCACCACTGTGACTACTCATCCCACCAGTACCAGCCGAACAACAACTTCAACTACGACGTCATCAGTCACATCTTCACATCTCAATATTACAATGACCACTTCCAAGATTCCTCTCACTTCTGTAACAG ccaCATCAAAATCTGAGACTGTCGTAGACAAAAAAACATCCAGATTTGACGTGGGCAGTTTTGTGGGTGGCATTGTGCTGACACTTGGCGTCCTAGTTATTCTCTACATTGGGTGCAAAACATACCACTCCAGAAGAGGCATTCAGTACAGAACCAT